From a region of the Brevibacterium siliguriense genome:
- a CDS encoding MFS transporter yields MTTLRNEANSNPRRFLSESPQDEKKRLRKVAVATIVGTTVEWFDFYLYATMASIVFGTIFFPEGDSQVATLSAFATFAVGFIARPIGGIVFGHLGDRLGRKKVLVITFALMGISTFCIGLLPTYAAIGTWAPILLVTLRVFQGMGAGAEYASAAVNSYEHAQAGRRGRQGAWPALGLNIGLVLSSATIFLLTLNGDEFLMNGGWRIPFIISVSLVGVGMWIRSSLPESPEFEQKVENEEKAKPKFSDVFVHHWRPLLVVFVIAIGYNALSYIFKTFSLAYLDEFQDVSANVTSGAVMVAGLVAIVTVPLFGEACDRFGSKLVIMGGGALSMVFAFVFLALLQNSSTLLVYVAIAIGTGVLAPMMFSAQGSFLSRQFPPESRSAGVGTAREIGTAVAGGLAPLGALSLVVSSPTNSTVGVGWVLVTAGLLVVIGALFDQGKHYTTERN; encoded by the coding sequence ATGACCACTCTTCGCAACGAGGCGAACAGCAATCCGCGCCGCTTCCTCAGCGAAAGCCCTCAGGACGAGAAGAAGCGTCTGCGAAAAGTCGCCGTAGCCACGATCGTCGGCACCACAGTCGAATGGTTCGACTTCTACCTTTACGCCACGATGGCATCGATCGTATTCGGCACGATCTTCTTCCCTGAAGGGGACAGCCAAGTTGCCACTCTCTCGGCTTTCGCCACTTTCGCCGTCGGATTCATCGCTCGCCCCATCGGAGGCATCGTCTTCGGCCACCTCGGAGACCGCCTGGGCCGGAAGAAGGTGCTTGTCATCACCTTCGCCCTCATGGGTATTTCGACCTTCTGCATCGGCCTTCTCCCCACCTACGCAGCCATCGGCACGTGGGCGCCGATCCTTCTCGTCACACTGCGGGTGTTCCAAGGCATGGGAGCCGGAGCCGAATACGCCTCCGCTGCTGTCAATTCCTACGAGCACGCTCAGGCCGGTCGTCGAGGACGTCAGGGGGCCTGGCCGGCGCTGGGCCTCAACATCGGCCTCGTGCTGTCCTCAGCCACGATCTTCCTCCTCACACTCAACGGAGACGAGTTCCTCATGAACGGTGGTTGGCGGATTCCGTTCATCATCTCCGTCTCCCTCGTGGGCGTCGGCATGTGGATCCGCTCCTCGTTGCCCGAGTCCCCGGAGTTCGAGCAGAAAGTCGAGAACGAGGAGAAGGCGAAGCCGAAATTCTCCGATGTCTTCGTCCATCATTGGCGGCCGCTGCTCGTGGTCTTCGTCATCGCCATCGGATACAACGCACTCAGTTACATCTTCAAGACGTTCTCACTGGCCTACCTCGACGAATTTCAGGACGTGTCCGCCAATGTCACTTCCGGGGCCGTGATGGTCGCAGGTCTCGTGGCCATCGTCACCGTCCCGCTGTTCGGTGAGGCCTGCGATCGGTTCGGCTCGAAGTTGGTGATCATGGGCGGCGGTGCGCTGTCGATGGTGTTCGCCTTCGTCTTCCTCGCCCTATTGCAGAACTCGAGCACGCTCCTGGTCTATGTGGCAATCGCGATCGGAACCGGCGTGCTGGCCCCGATGATGTTCTCTGCCCAGGGTTCGTTCCTCTCACGGCAGTTCCCACCGGAATCGCGGTCGGCCGGAGTCGGCACAGCGCGTGAGATCGGTACGGCCGTCGCAGGTGGGCTGGCACCGCTCGGTGCCCTGTCGCTGGTTGTGTCATCGCCGACGAACTCCACTGTCGGAGTCGGCTGGGTGCTCGTGACTGCGGGTCTGCTGGTCGTCATCGGAGCACTGTTCGATCAGGGCAAGCACTACACCACAGAAAGAAACTAG
- the lhgO gene encoding L-2-hydroxyglutarate oxidase, giving the protein MSQHNQRTGRSFAVIGAGINGAAVAREITRRHPDAAVTIFEKADRVAAHQSGHNSGVVHAGLYYEPGSLKARLCRRGVTLLRDYAEANDLPFDECGKIVVALQQDEEERLRAIFERAVANGVPDVELIGPEQIREIEPNSVGRLALYSPHTAITDYAAIARSFVEDVRNSGGTVRLNSEVVDIKVRPHGCTITSTDNSDRRGGTSEREESFDFVIACAGLQSDRVAKLAGGASHPTIVPFFGQYSQLAPEHRTILNGLVYPVPDPAYPFLGVHLTKRVDGEMLVGPNAFLSFGRENYAGWKFGVKDSLRVAATPAFWKFAAGNVKAAVHEFAAVLSRKKFLSGAAEYVPSLRGAVSKPITRGIRAQAMDADGGLIDDFVIEQQGRATLIRNAPSPGATSSMAIAEHILDVVTDAHGLDSSSQTTAQKDD; this is encoded by the coding sequence ATGTCTCAACACAATCAGCGCACAGGTCGGTCGTTCGCGGTCATCGGCGCGGGGATCAACGGGGCCGCGGTCGCCCGCGAGATCACCCGGCGCCACCCCGACGCTGCAGTGACCATCTTCGAGAAAGCCGATCGGGTGGCCGCGCACCAGTCCGGCCACAATTCCGGCGTCGTCCACGCCGGCCTCTACTATGAGCCCGGCAGCCTCAAAGCACGACTGTGTCGCCGCGGAGTCACACTTCTGCGTGACTACGCCGAAGCCAATGACCTCCCTTTTGACGAATGCGGCAAGATCGTCGTCGCACTTCAGCAGGACGAGGAAGAGCGGCTGCGCGCCATCTTCGAACGAGCAGTCGCCAACGGGGTGCCGGACGTCGAGCTCATCGGTCCCGAGCAGATCCGGGAGATCGAACCCAATTCCGTCGGTCGTCTCGCCCTGTATTCGCCGCACACGGCGATCACCGATTATGCAGCGATCGCCCGCTCGTTCGTCGAAGATGTCCGCAACAGCGGTGGCACGGTCCGCCTTAATTCCGAAGTGGTCGACATCAAGGTCCGGCCCCACGGGTGCACTATCACCTCGACCGACAACTCGGACCGCCGAGGCGGCACCTCGGAACGGGAGGAATCGTTCGATTTCGTCATAGCCTGTGCTGGGCTGCAGTCCGATCGGGTCGCGAAGTTGGCCGGCGGCGCCTCCCACCCGACGATTGTGCCGTTCTTCGGGCAATACTCACAGTTGGCCCCTGAGCACCGCACCATTCTCAACGGCCTCGTCTACCCCGTGCCCGATCCGGCCTACCCCTTCTTGGGCGTGCACCTGACCAAACGCGTCGATGGGGAGATGCTCGTCGGCCCTAACGCATTCCTCTCTTTCGGACGAGAGAACTACGCGGGTTGGAAGTTCGGGGTGAAAGACAGCCTCCGGGTAGCCGCCACTCCTGCCTTCTGGAAGTTCGCCGCTGGAAACGTGAAAGCGGCCGTGCATGAGTTCGCCGCTGTGCTCTCACGGAAGAAGTTCCTCTCCGGGGCGGCCGAATACGTACCCTCTCTGCGAGGCGCCGTCTCGAAGCCCATCACCCGAGGCATCCGCGCCCAGGCCATGGACGCCGACGGTGGGCTCATCGACGACTTCGTCATCGAACAGCAGGGCCGCGCCACACTTATCCGAAATGCACCGTCGCCGGGGGCCACCTCATCGATGGCGATCGCCGAGCACATCCTCGACGTCGTCACCGACGCCCACGGCCTCGATTCCTCATCACAGACCACCGCACAGAAGGACGATTGA
- a CDS encoding GntR family transcriptional regulator — protein sequence MPIVNRGPTLTQQTTERLRQAIVDGELPPGSLHSAAALGEWLGVSRTPVREATAELARLGLVSIEPNRGIRILETDIDSLIDGFELRMIIEVPLARKAALSDDSEARKNLDDQFGRFRNAADTDDTEATLRADRDFHSAVLQMAGNARAAEVLHEQRNIVLQTGVGTVPSSRSCQECFADHVDIFEAIMQREPDAAAAAMRRHIFNTAEILISQETRRRPEFGTRDLHTRLAWIIG from the coding sequence ATGCCGATCGTCAACCGTGGGCCGACACTGACTCAACAGACCACAGAACGGCTGCGTCAGGCCATCGTCGATGGCGAATTGCCCCCTGGGAGCCTCCACTCGGCCGCTGCACTCGGCGAGTGGCTCGGCGTCTCGCGCACTCCGGTGCGAGAAGCAACAGCCGAGCTTGCCCGTCTCGGCCTGGTGAGCATCGAGCCCAATCGCGGCATTCGCATCCTCGAGACCGACATCGACTCCCTCATCGACGGCTTCGAACTGCGGATGATCATCGAAGTCCCGCTTGCCCGCAAAGCCGCACTGAGCGACGACTCCGAGGCGCGGAAGAACCTCGACGACCAATTCGGCCGGTTCAGAAACGCCGCCGACACCGATGACACCGAGGCGACGCTCAGAGCCGACCGCGACTTCCATTCCGCAGTGCTGCAGATGGCCGGCAACGCCCGCGCCGCCGAGGTTCTCCACGAGCAGCGCAACATCGTCCTCCAAACCGGGGTGGGCACTGTCCCGTCGTCCCGCTCGTGCCAGGAGTGCTTCGCCGATCACGTCGACATCTTCGAGGCGATCATGCAGCGAGAACCCGACGCGGCCGCAGCGGCCATGCGTCGCCACATCTTCAACACCGCCGAGATCCTCATCAGCCAGGAGACCCGCCGGCGGCCCGAATTTGGTACCCGCGATCTGCACACCAGGCTCGCCTGGATCATCGGCTGA
- a CDS encoding GPGG-motif small membrane protein, translating to MLIVLWVIAGILALSGILALFRKEYKWGVVLIVAACIVGPVLTAFLGGPPAGPRS from the coding sequence ATGCTCATCGTCCTATGGGTGATTGCCGGAATTCTGGCGCTGTCAGGCATCCTCGCTCTGTTCCGGAAGGAGTATAAATGGGGTGTCGTCCTCATTGTCGCCGCCTGCATCGTCGGTCCAGTGCTGACGGCCTTCTTAGGCGGTCCTCCAGCCGGTCCGCGAAGCTGA
- a CDS encoding Rossmann-fold NAD(P)-binding domain-containing protein — translation MRVRRVLLAGCGDLGTRLGLRLDDQGHEVIGLRRRIDGLPDVFETIRIDLSPTGAPGRRRAEYPADGDPRLADLDAVVITLTPDEPSRAGYERSYLDGLQGLARVHRDDLVHGLERLALDPEPPDLVHAVDSQPVSFADRLEDRLRRPSALDRRCRRRQ, via the coding sequence ATGAGGGTACGAAGGGTTCTCCTCGCCGGGTGCGGCGACCTGGGCACGCGGCTGGGCCTGAGACTGGACGACCAGGGACACGAAGTGATCGGACTGCGCCGCCGGATCGACGGACTGCCCGACGTCTTCGAGACCATCAGAATAGACCTCTCCCCGACCGGAGCCCCCGGACGCAGACGCGCAGAGTACCCGGCCGACGGGGATCCGCGATTGGCGGATCTCGACGCCGTCGTCATCACCCTCACTCCTGACGAGCCGAGTCGGGCCGGATACGAACGGTCCTACCTCGACGGGCTGCAGGGGCTTGCCCGTGTTCACCGAGACGACCTCGTTCACGGCCTCGAGCGCTTGGCCCTTGACCCGGAACCGCCGGACCTCGTCCACGCCGTCGATTCCCAGCCTGTCAGCTTCGCGGACCGGCTGGAGGACCGCCTAAGAAGGCCGTCAGCACTGGACCGACGATGCAGGCGGCGACAATGA
- a CDS encoding cryptochrome/photolyase family protein — protein MNHDGEHLTLVWFRDDLRVDDHEALTAARTEGRAIGLWIRESRGENGLGPRQLGGAARWWTHESLRVLETELARLGIPLLFAAGSAADIVPQAAADLKVDAVRWSRRYAPAARRLDEQIKTDLAEAGREVHSHTGALLVEPWTVSPQGGDFYKVFTPYFNAVRDRSVGDVLPAPQKQNSLTKADRQTLDWHSWVRDLNGLGLLDGTDTGSDSFASARTPQWWRTTVAEHWNPGCREAARELADLSEGVDGYADSHDVPADPDSTSGLSPRLRFGELSPRQLLAAALNLPELSDDDRHAWIRQLYWREFSWHLTYHLPHVESEPVRPEFARFPYEDDPEALRHWHDGTTGIPLVDAGMAQLWQTGWMHNRVRMAAASFLTKNLLIPWWHGEQWFWDTLVDADEANNPVSWQWVAGCGADAAPYFRIFNPERQRERFDPNSEYVSRWLGHGPGGVSQAERSHGVCEPIVDLKASREAALAAYDRMKSEAE, from the coding sequence ATGAACCACGACGGTGAACACCTCACCCTCGTCTGGTTCCGCGACGACCTGCGCGTCGACGATCACGAGGCTCTGACCGCCGCCCGCACCGAGGGTCGAGCGATCGGTCTCTGGATCAGGGAATCCCGCGGCGAGAACGGCCTCGGCCCACGCCAGTTGGGCGGGGCGGCCCGCTGGTGGACGCACGAGTCGCTGCGCGTCCTGGAGACCGAACTTGCACGACTCGGCATCCCGCTGCTCTTCGCAGCAGGCTCCGCTGCCGACATCGTCCCGCAGGCGGCCGCGGACCTGAAAGTCGATGCCGTTCGCTGGTCGCGCCGCTATGCTCCGGCCGCACGTCGCCTCGACGAGCAGATCAAGACGGACCTGGCTGAGGCCGGGCGTGAAGTGCACTCCCATACCGGAGCGCTGCTCGTCGAACCCTGGACGGTCAGCCCGCAGGGCGGAGACTTCTACAAGGTGTTCACTCCGTACTTCAACGCCGTGCGCGATCGCAGCGTCGGCGACGTCCTCCCTGCACCGCAGAAACAGAACTCCCTGACCAAGGCCGACCGACAGACCCTCGACTGGCACTCCTGGGTGCGCGATCTTAACGGCCTCGGCCTCCTCGACGGTACCGACACGGGCTCGGACAGCTTCGCCTCAGCGAGGACCCCTCAGTGGTGGCGGACGACCGTGGCCGAGCACTGGAACCCCGGGTGCCGAGAGGCGGCCCGTGAGCTCGCAGATCTGAGCGAAGGGGTCGACGGCTACGCCGATTCGCATGATGTCCCCGCCGATCCTGACAGCACGTCCGGGCTGTCGCCGCGACTGCGCTTCGGCGAACTCTCCCCACGGCAGCTGCTGGCCGCGGCCCTCAACCTACCGGAGTTGAGTGATGATGACCGGCATGCCTGGATCCGGCAGCTCTATTGGCGGGAGTTCTCCTGGCACCTGACCTACCATCTGCCGCACGTCGAGTCCGAGCCGGTGCGACCGGAGTTCGCACGTTTCCCCTACGAGGACGACCCCGAGGCGCTCAGGCATTGGCACGACGGTACGACCGGTATTCCGCTCGTCGATGCGGGCATGGCTCAGCTGTGGCAGACAGGGTGGATGCACAATCGGGTGCGGATGGCCGCCGCGAGCTTCCTGACGAAGAATCTCCTCATCCCCTGGTGGCACGGCGAGCAGTGGTTCTGGGACACGCTCGTCGATGCCGATGAAGCCAACAATCCCGTGTCGTGGCAATGGGTGGCCGGGTGCGGCGCCGATGCGGCCCCGTATTTCCGGATCTTCAACCCCGAACGTCAGCGTGAGCGCTTCGACCCGAACAGCGAATACGTGAGCAGGTGGCTCGGTCACGGACCGGGCGGGGTCTCTCAGGCGGAACGTTCACACGGGGTATGTGAGCCGATCGTCGATCTCAAGGCATCACGTGAGGCGGCATTGGCCGCCTATGACCGGATGAAAAGCGAGGCGGAATGA
- a CDS encoding DEAD/DEAH box helicase, translating to MTGNGCLPPIHGTGTPTGTSKGHPISTSQTRSNPRSNRNRGSSNRNSGNTNSNSTGGNRAKKAASAPTSFAELGVPAKIVDSLDREGKTQAFPIQQDTLPDTLAGRDVLGRGKTGSGKTLAFSIPLVARLAESGQRSQKFRHPRGLVLAPTRELATQITEVIDPLAKAVGLRTTTIFGGVKQRRQENALDSGVDIVVACPGRLEDLLQQDILTLENIEVTILDEADHMADLGFLPGVTRILKQTPSEGQRMFFSATLDNDVDKLVRRFLHNEILHSVDEATSHVSAMTHHVFEVSNDDKNELVHTLASGTGRRILFTRTKHRAKRFARQLTAAGIPAVDLHGNLSQGARDRNLAAFTNGEAKVLVATDIAARGVHVDSVELVVHVDPPTEHKAYLHRSGRTARAGSAGDVVTIMTPDQRKDTQVLFRKAAIKATPKKVTAESPEVTELVGEIAEYVAPQPKEPVQPRKKTEPAKSGGRPSRRRGGRGRRGGGTGRSVSGSDASGQGRANSRGNGGERSAGSASNARGNGSGRSVAGNHRRESARGSRSGGQGSAARSGQPANRRSSDSRGTSPETRRRNRVRTGGSEQVYSTSS from the coding sequence ATGACCGGAAACGGCTGCCTGCCACCTATTCACGGCACCGGCACGCCCACCGGCACGTCGAAGGGCCACCCCATCAGTACTTCACAGACACGCTCCAATCCCCGCAGCAACCGCAACCGCGGCAGCAGCAACCGAAACTCCGGCAACACCAACTCAAACAGCACCGGCGGCAATCGCGCGAAGAAAGCCGCCTCGGCACCGACGTCGTTCGCCGAGCTTGGTGTTCCCGCTAAAATCGTCGACTCCCTCGACCGCGAAGGCAAGACCCAGGCCTTCCCCATCCAGCAGGACACACTGCCCGACACCCTGGCCGGTCGCGATGTGCTCGGCCGCGGAAAGACCGGGTCGGGCAAGACCCTCGCTTTCTCCATCCCGCTCGTCGCCCGCCTGGCCGAATCCGGCCAGCGCTCCCAGAAGTTCCGTCACCCGCGCGGACTCGTGCTCGCTCCCACCCGTGAGCTCGCCACACAGATCACCGAGGTCATCGACCCGTTGGCCAAGGCCGTGGGCTTGAGGACGACGACGATCTTCGGCGGCGTCAAGCAGCGCCGACAGGAGAACGCACTCGACTCCGGCGTCGACATCGTCGTGGCCTGCCCCGGCCGCCTCGAGGACCTGCTCCAGCAGGACATCCTCACGCTCGAGAACATCGAAGTCACCATCCTCGACGAGGCCGATCACATGGCTGACCTGGGCTTCCTGCCCGGTGTCACCCGCATCCTCAAGCAGACGCCGTCCGAAGGGCAGCGGATGTTCTTCTCCGCCACTTTGGACAACGACGTCGACAAGCTCGTCCGTCGCTTCCTCCACAACGAGATCCTGCACTCCGTCGATGAGGCGACCTCCCACGTGTCCGCGATGACTCACCACGTGTTCGAGGTGTCGAACGACGACAAGAACGAACTCGTGCACACGCTCGCCTCCGGCACAGGACGGCGCATCCTCTTCACCCGCACAAAGCATCGGGCCAAGCGGTTCGCCCGCCAGCTCACCGCTGCCGGCATCCCAGCCGTCGACCTGCACGGCAACCTGTCCCAAGGTGCCCGCGACCGCAACCTCGCCGCGTTCACCAACGGTGAGGCGAAGGTGCTCGTCGCCACGGACATCGCGGCCCGCGGCGTCCACGTCGACTCCGTCGAACTCGTCGTCCACGTCGATCCCCCGACCGAGCACAAGGCCTACCTGCACCGCTCAGGCCGAACCGCGCGCGCAGGAAGTGCCGGCGACGTTGTCACGATCATGACCCCTGACCAGCGCAAAGACACTCAGGTCCTGTTCCGCAAGGCCGCCATCAAGGCCACCCCGAAGAAGGTCACCGCCGAATCCCCCGAGGTGACCGAGCTCGTCGGTGAGATCGCCGAGTATGTCGCCCCACAGCCGAAAGAACCCGTTCAGCCGCGGAAGAAGACCGAACCGGCGAAGTCCGGTGGTCGCCCGTCCCGTCGCCGAGGCGGTCGTGGCCGACGCGGCGGAGGCACGGGACGCAGCGTTTCAGGCTCCGACGCGTCCGGTCAGGGCCGTGCGAACTCCCGCGGAAACGGCGGCGAGCGCAGCGCCGGTTCGGCCTCCAACGCCCGAGGCAATGGTTCCGGCCGCAGCGTGGCAGGCAACCACCGCCGCGAGTCCGCTCGCGGCAGCCGCTCCGGCGGTCAGGGTTCCGCGGCACGCTCCGGTCAGCCGGCCAATCGCCGGTCGTCGGATTCGCGCGGCACGAGCCCGGAGACCCGCCGTCGCAATCGCGTGCGCACCGGAGGTTCCGAACAGGTCTACTCGACCAGCAGCTGA
- a CDS encoding phosphatase PAP2 family protein, with protein MTRLRRWPYTFALALALLIGAVAMFSSVYLDLPLRDPDGFLGPSYIRLPLLALGFIGGGLVVEAVRRNGWRNLPTTIADTARKEWNTHRLLCIGAGLLSFYICYVAYRNLKSVLPVYREGTLFDRQLFQLDNWLSGGHTPSVFLHDLLGTGIAANILSIAYLAYLPAIPITLGAFLVLNRNHRIGAWFATMLSLNWVLGTISYYFLPSVGPVFSHPDAFRALPDTGVSQLQESLIDTRLDYLSNPIGSDSIQGVAAFASLHVSVTFAAALFMTLTKQKRVVQTITWVFFGVTVVATLYFGWHYILDDIAGIGIGWASVTIGAWATGQRRPRRRPTVPVLAHTDSTVADTVPSSVPDTEATTLGSLDAVPDTPSELSADEHLERPA; from the coding sequence ATGACCAGATTGCGACGTTGGCCCTACACCTTTGCCCTGGCGCTCGCCCTCCTCATCGGAGCGGTCGCCATGTTCTCCTCCGTCTACCTCGATCTCCCGCTGCGGGACCCTGATGGATTCCTCGGTCCCTCGTACATCCGCCTGCCCTTGCTGGCTCTCGGATTCATCGGCGGAGGTCTGGTCGTGGAAGCGGTGAGGCGCAATGGGTGGCGGAACCTGCCGACGACCATCGCCGACACCGCCCGGAAGGAGTGGAACACCCACCGGCTTCTGTGCATCGGCGCCGGACTGCTGAGCTTCTACATCTGCTACGTCGCCTACCGCAATCTCAAGAGCGTCCTGCCGGTGTACCGCGAAGGCACTCTCTTCGACCGGCAGCTGTTCCAACTCGACAACTGGCTCAGCGGCGGACACACACCGTCGGTGTTCCTGCACGATCTCCTCGGCACCGGCATTGCGGCGAACATTCTCTCCATCGCCTACCTCGCCTACCTTCCGGCCATCCCGATCACCCTCGGCGCGTTCCTCGTTCTCAATCGCAACCACCGAATCGGCGCCTGGTTCGCGACCATGCTGAGCCTCAATTGGGTTCTCGGCACGATCAGCTACTACTTCCTGCCCTCGGTCGGACCGGTATTCAGCCACCCCGACGCCTTCCGTGCGCTTCCGGACACCGGAGTCAGTCAACTCCAGGAGTCCCTCATCGATACACGGCTCGACTACCTCAGCAACCCCATCGGCAGTGACTCCATCCAGGGCGTCGCCGCGTTCGCTTCGCTCCACGTCTCGGTGACCTTTGCCGCCGCTCTCTTCATGACACTGACGAAGCAGAAGCGCGTCGTCCAGACGATCACGTGGGTCTTCTTCGGCGTGACCGTCGTCGCCACGCTCTACTTCGGATGGCACTACATCCTCGACGACATCGCCGGGATCGGCATCGGATGGGCCTCGGTGACGATCGGTGCATGGGCCACCGGGCAGCGCAGACCACGCCGTAGGCCGACCGTGCCCGTACTTGCACATACGGATTCGACAGTGGCCGACACCGTGCCGAGCTCTGTGCCCGACACCGAGGCGACCACCCTCGGATCGCTCGACGCTGTCCCGGACACCCCTTCGGAGCTGTCAGCTGACGAGCACCTCGAGCGTCCGGCATAG
- a CDS encoding alpha/beta hydrolase fold domain-containing protein → MIPNVTVDPELTEALLATIHADIVTAMSPQMREVMAIQATRADECRRAGEDFAAALGGLSPAARTLAAKRAEYRAERALWNEGGPTMAHTDDHHIRAAGVDVPIRIHRPTAEAVLPGLVFLHGGGFTVGDLDTHDRIMRVIASVGGFAVIGVDYSLSPEVKFPQALHECAGIVDHLTRHGRDFDIDGSRLAIAGDSAGAALTLGAALLLRDEPQTIDAHPDAFDSLRALLPIYGAHGLADSASRRLFGGDWDGMGANDLNNFMGGYFPTPADEQSPYAAHLTADLSGLPPVFVAAAGLDPLRDDSRALARMLQRAGNDVRFEEYPHVLHSFLHFGRILDDANTALHNAAEFAARRLN, encoded by the coding sequence ATGATTCCCAACGTCACTGTCGATCCCGAACTCACCGAGGCGCTGCTCGCCACCATTCATGCCGACATCGTGACCGCGATGTCGCCCCAGATGCGCGAAGTCATGGCCATTCAGGCCACCCGGGCCGACGAGTGCCGCCGAGCCGGTGAGGATTTCGCCGCTGCCTTAGGTGGCCTCTCCCCTGCCGCTCGTACCCTGGCAGCCAAACGCGCCGAATACCGGGCCGAACGCGCACTGTGGAATGAGGGCGGCCCGACCATGGCCCACACAGATGATCACCACATCCGTGCCGCCGGAGTCGACGTCCCGATTCGCATCCATCGCCCCACCGCCGAGGCGGTTCTTCCCGGTCTCGTGTTCCTCCACGGCGGCGGGTTCACCGTCGGTGACCTCGACACCCATGATCGGATCATGCGGGTTATCGCATCCGTCGGAGGGTTCGCCGTCATCGGCGTCGACTATTCGCTGTCCCCGGAAGTGAAGTTCCCGCAGGCTCTGCACGAATGCGCCGGAATCGTCGACCACCTCACCCGCCACGGTCGCGACTTCGACATCGACGGTTCACGGCTTGCCATCGCCGGGGATTCAGCCGGTGCCGCGCTCACCCTGGGTGCGGCACTCCTGCTGCGAGATGAGCCGCAGACGATCGACGCACACCCAGACGCATTCGATTCCCTCCGTGCACTCCTGCCCATCTACGGTGCGCACGGACTGGCCGACTCCGCCAGCCGCCGCCTCTTCGGCGGAGACTGGGACGGCATGGGAGCCAACGACCTCAACAACTTCATGGGCGGCTACTTCCCCACCCCCGCAGACGAGCAGTCCCCGTACGCCGCACATCTGACCGCCGACCTCTCCGGTCTGCCACCGGTGTTCGTCGCGGCCGCCGGACTCGACCCACTGCGCGATGACAGCCGGGCGCTGGCCAGGATGCTCCAGCGCGCAGGCAACGACGTCCGCTTTGAGGAATACCCACATGTGCTCCACTCGTTCCTCCACTTCGGCCGCATCCTCGACGACGCGAACACAGCGCTTCACAATGCCGCCGAGTTCGCGGCACGCCGTTTGAACTGA
- a CDS encoding aminoacyl-tRNA hydrolase → MTDSTQPVTPQPDDVPTENLRTEHMRRHETDHDIPWSLPIVVRRSKTAIARHIDVLEATARAVVTFLDDPRSQPGGEWNEAVEYWRDGAIRKVVRRGDGKKLEDARALGCVSVTFGGTDDFAPAEALVFAPGPVEPLPHELKKLQVGGTEFPDEGEGSVPAAEAVVAIELSPELTLTTGKAAAQCGHAAQLAFEQMPDDVRNRWRESGFSLRVITASRKSWAANEQQISVVDAGFTEVDGPTETVRARW, encoded by the coding sequence TTGACCGACAGCACGCAGCCCGTGACTCCGCAGCCAGACGATGTGCCGACAGAGAATCTGCGCACCGAACACATGCGCCGACACGAAACCGACCACGATATCCCGTGGTCTCTGCCGATTGTCGTGCGCCGGTCCAAGACCGCCATTGCCCGCCACATCGACGTTCTCGAAGCCACTGCCCGCGCCGTCGTCACCTTCCTCGACGATCCGCGCTCTCAGCCGGGTGGGGAATGGAATGAAGCTGTCGAATACTGGCGTGACGGAGCCATCCGCAAGGTCGTGCGCCGAGGGGACGGCAAGAAGCTCGAAGACGCACGCGCCCTTGGATGCGTGAGCGTGACCTTCGGCGGCACGGATGATTTCGCTCCCGCCGAGGCGCTCGTCTTCGCTCCGGGCCCCGTCGAGCCTCTGCCGCACGAGCTGAAGAAGCTCCAGGTCGGTGGCACCGAATTCCCTGATGAGGGGGAGGGCTCCGTGCCCGCCGCCGAGGCGGTCGTGGCGATCGAACTCTCACCCGAGTTGACACTGACGACCGGAAAGGCCGCCGCGCAATGCGGTCATGCCGCGCAGCTGGCATTCGAGCAGATGCCCGACGATGTGCGGAACCGTTGGCGTGAGTCGGGGTTCAGCCTGCGCGTGATCACGGCGAGCCGGAAATCGTGGGCAGCGAACGAACAGCAGATCAGCGTCGTCGACGCCGGCTTCACCGAAGTCGACGGACCTACGGAGACCGTCCGCGCCCGCTGGTGA